A window of Paraburkholderia sp. ZP32-5 genomic DNA:
TCTACTATATCGAGATTCAAGCGCGTGAATGTGAACAAATGTAGCGTTGATATGCGTTGCTGTACCGGTACCTTTAGGCATATGGGGGTAACCGAATGATTCCTGGAGAGTACTGATGCAAACCAGTTTTGGCTCCCGGCGAGTACGAAAAGGAGTGGCTTCGCTGCTCCTCGTACTTCTCAGCGTATCCGCGCAAGCCGCCGTACAAACTAATGCGGCTACAGAGGCTTTGATCGATAGAGTCGTTTCGTTGACCGAGCGCGGAGACCCTGCCACGATGGAAAAGACAACGGCAGGCTATCTGATCGATGCTGTGAAAAAATTCAATGCCGGGGCTTCGGACGACACGTGGAAATCTGTTCGCAGTGACGTCAATGAGATTATTGCAAACAAAATCAGACCGGGATACGGAGAGCAAGCGCTTCTAACAAGATACTTCGTAGAAGACGCAAAGTTCTCCGATGATGAACTGAGGCATCTAATAACGATGCTGCAAGATCCCGTCATGCAAAGGTGGACCGTGGCGATGCGAGACAGCAACACGGCCAACTATATGGCGACGCTATCGCAGCAGGTAAATAATCAGATGTGGTTTGTCGTTTCTATCGTTTTGCGACGACACGGGCTACAAACAACGGACACGTCGTCTACGACGGCGAAACAGAGCCATTGAACGCGCGGGTTTGCGCAGGTCAATACGTGTATGGCGCGCCTTACACCCGCTCCTGTATCCGTCGCCTCACATACAACCGCCCCGGCGGCTCGAAGTAAGTTCCGAACCGCACAAGCCCGGCTTTCTTTAGATGGCACGTCATTTCGAAACTGACGAGCACACCGGGGTCCCCATCCTCGAGAATGTCGATATCGATTGCGCGAATACGTGGCTCATATTTCAGCAGCGTCGCCTCCATCTGCTGCCGGAGCGCGTGCGCCGACGACGGCAGCGCCTTGTAGATATTCGTCATATCCGGTAGCCCGTAGTCGGGCAGATGCTTGAGCGCGCCCGCGCGCGTGTTCAGGATGCGCTGTACGTTCTGCTGCACGCTCAGGCATTCGAGTGTGCGATCGTCGTATGCGTCGAGCGACTCGCCGCCGATCTGGCCGAGCAGCATGTCATAGAGAGAGGGTCCGGCGGGCATGATGCGGCTCCTGTCAAGCGATCACCGGTGTTGTCGTCGTATGCTCCACCGCGGCCTCTTCACGGTCCACAAAGTCGATCGTCAAATTGCCTTCCGGCGAACTGGTCAGTTGAATTTTTGCGGACGGGGTACCGCTTGCCATGCGCGCGAGCAATTCACGCGATATCGTGGGCAGGATGCGCTGATTAAGAAAAGCATCGACGTTGCGCGCACCCGATTCGCGCGCCAGACACAACTGTGCGATCGCGTCGATCAGCGATTCATCGCAGCTCAGTTCGACATCGTGCACGCGGCGCAAGCGCTCCGTGATCTTCGCGAGCTTCAGACGCACGATCGACGCAAGCGCGATTGCATCGAGTGGCCGATACACGAGCGTCTGGAAGCGCGCGAGCAGCGCCGGCTGAAAATGCGCGACGAGCTGCGGATGAATCGCGTCGAGCAGTTCGCTCTGCGAGACCACCGGGTTCTCCGTGGTCGCTTCGTCGATCTGCGCGCTGCCGAGATTCGACGTCATCAAGATCACGCAATGGCGGAAGTCGATCTCGCGCCCTTCGCCGTCGCGCATCATGCCGCGATCGAACACCTGATAGAACATGTCGAGCACGTCGCGATGTGCTTTTTCGACTTCATCGAGCAGTACCACGCTATACGGCCGTTGCCGTACCGCTTCGGTCAGGACGCCACCGCGACCGTAACCGACGTAGCCGGGCGGCGAGCCTTTAAGTTGCGAGACCGTGTGCGACTCCTGATATTCCGACATGTTGATCGTCGTGAGCGCGGCTTCGCCGCCGAACAGCAGGTCGGCGAGCGCCAGCGCCGTCTCGGTCTTGCCGACACCGGACGGTCCAGCAAGCAGAAACACGCCGAGTGGCGCATGTTCATTCGACAGCCCGGCCTTGCCGGTGCGCAGGCTTTCCGACAACGCCGCGAGCGCATCGTCTTGCGCGACGACGCGTGCCGCGAGCTGTGCTTCCAGCGTGAGCAGGCTTTGCAGTTCGTCTTCGACAAGACTGCCGACCGGCACACCGGTCCATTCGGCGACGACGCGCGCGATGGCCTGTGCGTCGACGTCCGCGAAGATCAGCGGCGCCTTGCCTTGAGCGCGCGCGAGTGCATGACGGGCCTGAGTGAACGCCACGGCATCGCGTGTGGCGGGATCGCCGTCGCGCTGCAGATGCAGTGTCTGGACGAGTTCGCGTTCCCTGTCGTAACGCGCTTGCAGGTCGGCGAGGTCGGCGTGGGCCGTGGCGAGCGCGGCGTCGAGCGTGTTGTGACGTGCTTCGAGCGCGTCGATGCCGGCGCGGCTGTCATCGTCGAGGGTCGCATGTTCGAGTTCCAGCGCCGCGACCACCGCGCGCGCGCGTTGCAGTTCCGCGGGCGGCGCCTCCAGACCCATGCGTACGCGCGCGGCGGCAGTGTCGATCAGATCGACGGCCTTGTCCGGCAGTTGCCGCGCGGGGATGTAGCGGCGCGACAGTTTGACGGCAGCGATCAGTGCTTCGTCGCGGATATGCACGTTGTGGTACGTCGCATAGCGGCTCTTCAGGCCGCGTAGCATCAGGCAGGCCGCGTCGTCGTCCGGCTCATCCACTTTGATCATCTGGAAGCGGCGTTCGAGCGCGGCGTCGCGCTCGAAGAACTCCTTGTATTCGGACCAGGTGGTTGCAGCGATTGTGCGCAACTCGCCGCGCGCGAGCGCCGGCTTCAGCAGATTCGCGGCATCGGCGCCGCCGGCCGCGTTGCCCGCGCCGATCAGCGTATGTGCTTCGTCGATAAAGAGCAGGATCGGCTCGGCCGATGCCTGTACTTCATCGATCACGTTCTTCAGCCGCTGTTCGAATTCGCCCTTGACGCCGGCGCCCGCCTGCAACAGTCCGAGATCGAGCGTGAGGATGCGTACGTCGCGAATCACGTTCGGCACGCTGCCTTCGGCGACGCGCAGCGCGAGACCTTCGACGAGCGCCGTCTTGCCGACGCCCGGCTCGCCGACGAGGATCGGATTGTTCTTGCGGCGTCGCGCGAGCACGTCGACCATCTGCTGGATTTCGCGATCGCGGCCGAACACCGGATCGATGCCGCCGCGCCTGGCCTTGTCGGTCAGATCGATGGCGAAGCGGGCGAGGGCGTCGGCGCTGGCAAATGATGTCTGTTTTGCTCGCGTCTCGCCCGTTGTAGTTGACGTGTTTTCCGCGCGTTGGGGTGTTCGCACGTTACCTGCATGCACTGCGGTGATCGGACCGTCCGCCGACGTGGGTGTTGCAGGCTCGGAATCGTCCACCGCGGGCTCTTCCGGTTCGCTTTCACACGATCGATGCGCGATACGCGGCAGCACCCGCTGGACCTGCGCGCTGCTGACCGACAACAGCGGCCATGCGTTCTGTGCGCGCAGCAGATGCGGCGCATCGGCGAGCGCCTGCAACAGATTAGCTGAGCGGATCTGCGCGTCGTCAGTCTGCGACGATGCATGCACCCATGCATCCTTGAGCAACGCGGCGAGTTGCGGCGCGAGCGCCGGCTTGCCGCGCAGGTTACGCGGCAGATGATCGATCGCGGCGAGCAGCGCATCCCAAACCGCTTCGATATCGATCGTGTAATGCCGCAGGATCGCCGGGATGTCGCCGTCGGCGGCTTCGATCAGCTTCAGCAGCCAGTGCTCGACGGTGATCTCGTCGGCGAGCCGCGTCTGGCAAAGACTCGCCGCCGCTTCCAGTGCTTTCGCGCAGTGCGGATTGAGTCGGCGCAGCAGATGAGTGGTGTCCCAAAGGGCGTTTCTTCGGTCGTCGCGCAAGGTCATGTCGGCAGTCCGGTCGCGGAAGGCAATGGCGGGCGCCAGATTCGCTCGCCGCCAGAAAAGGAATAAGGGACCAGCCCGGGATGCGGACTGGTCGGCATGCGTTGATGCACGTCAGTGCGTCAATGCAACGGTGCATTGACGCGTCGGCGTACCGGTTGCATCAACAGGCCGGCCGCAACACACCGGCTGCTCGTGCATGCTCAAACGCGCGGATCTCAGGAACGCTCGTTCCACGTGTCCTTATGGATGATGTTGCCGTCCTTGTACGACCACGTGATCGTCTCGTAGCGCAACTCGACGTCTTCGAGATGGTTGTGCTTCTCGTAGTCCGGGTTCTTGATGTCGAACATTTTCGGCCGCACCGCGACGATCTTCACGTTATCCAGCTTGGTGTTGAAGTACTCCTTCTCCTTGCCGGCATCGTCGATCTTGTACCACTTGATTTCGACCGACTTCAGCGTCTGGCCGCTCGTCACTGCCTTGTACAGATAGGGCGTCGACGCATCGGTTTCCTTCGTCAGCGTGATCGGCTTGTGCACGCGCGTTCCGGTCAGCTTGCCGGTGTTGCCGTCGGTTGGAATATGGACGCCATGATCGAACGCGACGAGTTCGACGCTGCCTTCGCGTTCCTGCACCGTCACCGACCCCTTGATGTCGGCGCCGCCATCGTCCTTGAGCCACATGTAGGCTGGAATTGCCATGCTTTACTCCTATCTTTACTGCTACGACAACCGCCCGGAGCTAGCCCCCGAGCTTCAGAATCCCGAAGCGCGGTGCTTCGGGGACTAAAGATCTGTTTGCCTGAGGAGGGGGGACTACTTCCCGGCGTCCGGCACGAGCGTGATCTCCACGCGCCGGTTTTTCGCGCGACCCTCCGGTGTTTCGTTACTCGCGATCGGGCGCGTATCGCCGTATCCCTGGATCGCGAATTGCGTGGCCGCGATACCTGATGCATCGGTCAGCCAATCGCGCACAGCCTCGGCGCGCGCCGTGGAGAGCTTCAGGTTGCTCTGCGGATTGCCGACGTCGTCGGTATGACCGGCAACCAGAATCCGCTTGTCCGGATGCGTCTTGATCATTTCGAGCGCGCCGACCATCGCGCGCGTCGAACCGGGCTTCAGTTGCGCACGGCCACTGTCGAACAGCGACATGCTGTCGAGCGTGACGATCGCCGGCGGTGGGGGCGGCGGCACGTACGATCCGATCGCATCATTGAGCGCCGGCAGCAATCGCGCGCCGCGATACATGCCGAACGACAGATGCAGTGGCACGCCGATGCGCGCGTAACGATCGAGCCGGTCACGGTCGCTAACGAGCGCTTGCAGCGCGTCGCGCTTCGCCGCATCGTGCGCGGCGGGGATCATCGAATAGCGACCGAGATCGGCGCTGATGCGGCCGAACAGTGCTTCGTTGTTTTTCGCGCTGGACCAGAACGTGACGGCTGCCGCGCAGGCGAGCAGCGCGAGCGCATGCGCGAGGGCGGCGCTGCGCGGCGATATCCAGTAGCGCCGCGGCATCGCCTCGATCAGCGGCTGCGGCAATGGCCACGGCAGTGGTGATGCGGCGACGGCGGCGAGCGTCACGCACGTTTGCCGCTGCACGTCGCGTTCCCACGGATTGGGCGGGCCGCTCGCGGGACCGCGGTCGATCCAGCCCGCGCCGAATAGCGCCCACGGCGTGGCCGGTTGCAGACGGTCGGTCAGCGTGCCGATCACGACGCGCTGCGTCCAGCCGATCAGCGCCGCCAGAGCTGCGGCGCGCGCCGCGCTTGTTGTCGCGGCGATGCTCGTGCCGGCGTTCGCAGCGCTCATGGTGCTGCAGTTCCCCGTGGACGCGCGTTGCACTTCGGTTTCAGCCGCGTGGATCACCGCGTCAAAACGCGCTGTATCGACGCTGCCCGAAGCCGACGACGCCCCATACCACGTGGGCACTGAAACATCGGCCGTGCCACGCGTAAGCCGCTGATAGACCGCGACATAGCCAGGCAGACGCGTGCCGAGCGTGCGAGCCGCATCGGCGAGCGCCTGACGCGTGACGCGCAGTTTTTGCGTGAGCATGTCCGTGTCGACATGCAGCGCAGGCGCAACCGATAACACCACGCCATCGGGTGCGCGTCCGTCCCGCCACTGCCTGACGGCGACCGCGAGATGTCGTAGCTCCTGCGGCTGGTCGACGCGCAGCCAGATCGCGCCTTCGCCGACGTGCGCGAAGCGTTCTTCATCGTTGCGGTTGAAGATGGCCGGCAAGCCGTCGCCCGTGACCAGCATGAGCGGCATGCGGATGCGCAGTTTGGGCGGAATATCGACGGTCGCGGCGCCAAGCGCGGCCAGCGCGTGTTGACTCTGTTCGCGCGCACGAGACAGCCACACGCTGCGCCACACCACCAGCACCAACGCGACCAGGCCAATGATGGCGGTCAGCGCCCACACCGTACCGTGTCCCGTCGGCAGCATGAACCAGCTCACCGCCAGCGCCAACGCAGCCGCAAATACGATCAACGTGCGCAACGGATAACCGAGCCCTTCGTAAGCACGATCGGGCACACGTGTCGGCGTCGCGGACAGCACAGGCAGATCGGACTTCACGGCTGGTTGATCCTCGCGTGCACGAGCTGGGCCACTTGCGCGTCGAGCGCGGCCGACCAGACCAACCAGACGATCGCCGCGATGACGCACGTGAGCCCCGCAATCGCCCACGGCGACAACCGATAAAGCCAGTCAGAGAGCCGGCGCCCGGGACGGTCCGCAATAAAGGTTTGTGTCGGCGTTGCGCGCAGCTTTTCTAGTTGTGTATTCAGCGAAGCGATCAGCGCCGAGCGTTTCGCCTCGCCGTCGCGCGCGTAACGGCCGATAAAGCCGAGGCTCAGAATGGCCGCATAGCATTCGAGCAGATCGACTTGCGGCGACGCCTCGCGCATACGCGCTTCGAGACGTTCGAACACCCGCTCGCCCGCGTCATGCAGGTTGAAACGGTCGACCTGCAGCGGCTTCATCTCCCAGCCGGCGCGGCTTTCAGCGGATAGATGGCGTAGCGCGATTTCGTCGAGCAGCCCGCATTGCGCGACGAGCGCGTCTTGTTGCACGTCGCGTGCATAGCCGCGGCGCTCGAGCGCGCTCGAAAAATTCTCGATCAGTTGTCTGCAACGGTCGCGGAAGTCGGCCGGGTTATCGGCTTGACCATTGGGCGCGAACGTCGTGACGAGCAGTGCGGTGTCGCGCAGCAGATCGCGGATACCCGTGCGTGTCTCGCGGCCCACGCCGGGACCGCCGTCGAGCAGCGCTGATTCATGGTGGCTTCGGGTCAGTGCGTTCATGAGCGCAGCACCGCATAGAGTTCGAGCGACGCGTCGGGCACCGACGCCGGCAGATAAATCTGGCATGCGCGCGCCGCGAGCATCTTCGCGTGCGCGACGCTGGCTGGATCGAGCGCGAAGTATTGATTGTCCAGACGCACGGGAATTGCGGCCGGCACGCGCGGCACCGCCTTCAGCGGAATGCCGAGCAGCGCTGAATTGATGATGTGTTCGACGTCGTCGGGCGCGCCGATCTTGCATAGGCGCGGGAACTGTTCGGCAAGCTCGAACGCCGGCAGCGGCGCATTGACCGACAGATACCAGTCGGCCGCGCCTTCGACGATGCGCTCGTCGAGGAACTGGCCGGCCCATGTGGTCGTGCTTTTGCGGGTGAGGCCGATCGACACCACGCGCGACGGAATGATCGCGTCGAGCAGATCGCGGATCGTCGTTTCGAGCTTCGCGAAGATCTCGTCGGCACGCGCGTGATCGTAGGCGGGAATGTCGGTGAGTTGCGCGAGCGTTGAAAACGTCATCAGCGCGCTCGCCAACTGCGCGAGCGTGCCGTACAGCTGTTCCGGCGAGCGGCGCGGATGCGATGCGTAAAGCCGCAACTGGGGCCACGCCGCGTGAATGCAATGCAACAGCCAGAACAGTTGCACATCGGCGACGCCATATTCGGCGACCTGTTCGAGCCGTTCGCTGCGGCGCGCGCCGAGCGCCGCGCTCTTCGCCTGCAGGATTTCGGCGACACGACTGATGCGTTCGAGATGCAGCGGATGACTGCCGAGCGTCAGACACGGCGGCACGAAGCGATGATCGACCTGGAACTGACCGCTGGTCGTGCGCACGAGCCGCGCGATCGCACAGACCGTGTCGTCCGCGTGCGATTCGAAATCGAATAGCAGGCGCAGCGCATGACGTTCCGCGGCGATTTCGGTTTCGCCGCTGCCGTTCAGATCCGCGACCTTGACGAACTCGCGATACGCGCGACGTGGACGCGCAAGCGGCGTTTCGTCGAAGCGACAGTTGTTGCCGTTTGCATCGGGTAGAGCGAGCGCGGCCAGTACGACGACGCTCTGCCGATCGGCGGGCACACCTTGCGTCAGATCACGCGCGAGCGGCAACGCATCGGCCGCGGTAGTGTCGACTGGCGTGCCGTCCGGAAAGCGCAGCTTGAGCCGTGTGAGCTTCAGGCGCCCCGTGGCCAAAGCCTCTTCGTCGACTTCGACGCCGAGCGTGCCCCAAGGCTCGGCGAGCGCGGCGGTTGCGAATTGCTGCAGCGCGAATCCGGCCCATCGTTCCTGTTGCTGGAAGTGCTGCTGCGTGAGGATGAGCCCCTCATGCCACAGCGGTTTGTCGATCCGCATAGGTGTGGTGTGTCGCTGGATGTTGATTATGTCGGGTTATTCGAAGCGCGAATTATATATGGAGTTTTTGCTAATCGTATACCCATATTTTATTTTATGTAGAAAATTCACACATATTCAGATTGAGTTTATTTTGATATAGAAGAAATCGTCAATTTTATCTGTCATGAAGTGTGTCTTTTCCGGATGAATGTCAAATCAATGTTCGGTGAATTAACGAATATCTAAAAAATCAATGGAAGATGGAAGGGCCTGCAGATAAGGGTTTGGGCGATTTTTTGATGCGCCTATACACTGACAATGAACCACAAGTCAAATCGACGTTATCTTTAAAAAGTATGATCGTGACCATTGTTGACAATTGTTCGTGTATAAATGTGCAGAATGAGCTTCGGCGATGTATCGTTAGCCCTGTTTTAATACCGCCTGCGCTAAATGTCGCGCGAATTGCCGCGCAATAAGGCGTCGGCGTTATTTCCTTTGCGTGTCGCATATAAACGCGTCTGAGTGCATGCGCACGAAAGGTGTCACCGCATCGCAACGGACGGGTTCTGCGGGGCGTCTCGAACCTGATTACATGAGGAACACAAATGGACAGCTTTCAGCGCGAAATTCCGAAGAGTCGCGTCTCCATCACACTGGATCTGCACACCGGCGGCGCCCAGAAGAAGATCGAGCTGCCGCTCAAGCTGCTCGTCGCGGGCGACTTCAGCGCAGGCCGCGAGCAGGCGCCGCTTGCCGAGCGCAAGAAGGTGAACATCGATAAAAACAACTTCGACGCAGTGCTCGCCGACTATGCGCCGGACCTGAAGATTGCGGCCGAGAACACGCTCGCCGACGACGGTTCCGAGCTGCCGGTCAAGCTGTCGTTCCGTTCGATGAAGGACTTCGAGCCGGAGCAGGTGGCTCGGCAGATTCCGGAACTGCAGGCGTTGCTCGCGATGCGCAATCTGCTGCGCGACCTCAAATCGAACCTGCTCGACAACGGCACGTTCCGCCGCGAGTTCGAAAAAATCCTGAAGGACAAGCGCCTGTCGGACAGGCTGCGCGGCGAACTCGCGCAGATCGCGACGGCCGCTACCCAGCCGGAAGGCCATGCCTGAGCGGCGCCGATCGAAGACCGCCTTTACCGCATTTCGTACCCACCTAGCTCCAGGAACGCAGACAGGAACAACCATGGAACAGAACGAATCCCGCCGGGGTGCAACCGAGACCGTTGTGCTCAACGCAGCGCAGGAAGCGTCGGTCGCCGGTGACAGCGTGTATGCATCGCTGTGCAATAAGATCAACCTCAAGCCCGTGTCCGAAGCACGTCCGCTCGAGGCGTTCCGCGACAACGACATGCTCTCCGAGGCCTCGGCCGACGAGCGCATCGCGCGCGGCATCGGCGCGTTTCTCGATCTGGTCGCGCAATCGAGCCAGCCGGTCGATCGTCTCGACAAGTCGTTGCTCGACTTTCATATCGGCCAGCTCGACCGGCAGATCGGCCGCCAACTCGACGCGGTGCTGCACACGCCCGAGTTCCAGGCGCTCGAAGGCCGCTGGCGCGGCCTGAAGATGCTCGTGTCGCGCACGGACTTCCGTAAGAACGCGCGCATCGAAGTGCTCGATGTGTCGAAGGAGGCGCTGCAACGCGACTTCGAAGATACGCCGGAACTGATCCAGAGCGGCCTGTATCGCCTCACGTACATCGAGGAATACGACACGCCGGGTGGTCAGCCGATCAGCGCGCTGATCAGCGATTTCGAGTTCGCGAATTCGCCGCAGGACGTCGCGCTGTTGCGCAATATCTCGAAGGTTGCCGCCGCCGCGCACATGCCGTTCATCGGTTCGGTGGGGGCCGCGTTCTTCGGCAAGAAGTCGATGGAGGAGGTCGCCGCGATTCAGGACATCGGCAACTACTTCGATCGGGCCGAGTACATCAAGTGGAAGAGCTTCCGCGATACCGACGACGCACGTTATGTCGGCCTGACGATGCCGCGAGTGCTTGGTCGCCTGCCGTACGGTAAGGACACGACACCGGTGCGTGCGTTCAACTACGAGGAAGCGGTCAAGGGTCCGGATCACGACCGTTACCTGTGGGTCAATGCATCGTTTGCGTTCGCGGCCAACATGACCCGCAGCTTTGTCAACAACGGCTGGTGCGTGCAGATTCGCGGTCCGCAGGCTGGCGGCAAGGTCGAGGACCTGCCGGTTCATCTGTATGACCTCGGCACGGGCGTACAGCCGAAGATTCCAACGGAAGTGCTGATTCCGGAAACCCGCGAGTTCGAATTTGCCAATCTCGGCTTCATTCCGCTGTCGTTCTACAAGAACCACGACTTTGCATGCTTCTTCTCGGCCAATTCGACGCAGAAGCCCGCGCTCTACGAGACGAAGGAAGCCACCGCGAACAGCCGCATCAATGCGCGGCTGCCGTACATCTTCCTGCTGTCGCGTATCGCGCATTACCTGAAGCTGATTCAGCGCGAGAACATCGGCACGACCAAAGACCGGCGTCTGCTCGAAATCGAGCTGAACAACTGGATCAAGGGTCTCGTGACCGAAATGAAGGACCCGGGCGATGAGTTGCAGGCATCGCATCCGCTGCGCGAGGCGAAAGTGACGGTCGAGGATATCGAGGACAACCCCGGCTTCTTCCGCATCAAGCTGTTCATCATCCCGCACTTCCAGGTTGAGGGCATGGACATCGGGCTTTCTCTGGTGTCGCAGATGCCGAAAGCGAAGAGCTGATCCGAGGTTTTCGGTGTGAACTGCCGGGGCACTCGTGCGTGCCCCGGTGGTGCTGCTTTGATTGCGTATCCGGAGGGAATTGCATGTCGATGGTTATGCCGTTGCAGGCTTATGAATTGAAACTGGCGCCGCATCCGGCGCCGTTCTCGATCCTGAAGTTCACTGGCGTCGATCGCGTCAGTGAGCTGTACAGGTACGAGATTGAATTCACAAGCGCGGTAGCGGGTATTCCGATGGATCAGGTTCTCGGGCGTCCGGCACGGTTCACTGTCGAGCCGGGCGATCCGAATATCGACTATCTGCGCAAGATGTTCGGCGAGAACGCCGAGAAGTTCAGCACGAAGCCGCCGGCGCATACGATCCACGGCATTGTGACGAAGTTCGACGAATTCGACACGTCGGAGGATGAAACGCGTTATCGGGTGATCGTCGAGCCGAAGCTCGCCGATCTCGATCGAGGTGTGACGAGTCGGCTGTTTCAGAAGCAATCGGTCGAGGAAATCATCACCGATACGTTGCGGCACTTCGGGTATCGAAGCGGAGTGGATTTTGTATTTCAGCTGCGTGGTCAGTACAAACGCCACGAGTACGTCACGCAGTATCACGAGACGACGTTCGCGTTTATTCAGCGCTTGTGCGCGCGCGAAGGGATCTGGTTCCGCTGGGAGCAGAAGAAGGATCGCGCGACGATTGTGTTTGGCGACGATCTCGACGCGTACGCGCGCAAGCAACGGACGGTGCCGTTTCGACGCGATACGGGGCTCGAGAGTGTGGGTGCCGATGCGATCAAGACGCTTCGGCGACGCACGCGACGGGTGCCCGAGTCGGTGCGGTTGCACGACTATAACCATCGGCAGGCTGGGGTTTCGCTGCTCGTCGAACAGAATACGTCGCGCGGTGACGACACGACGAATGCCGTCGATTATCACTGGGGCGAGCATTACGAAACGCCGGAAGAAGGTCAGCGCATTGCACAGTTGCGGCATGAAGCGCATCTGGCTAAACAGATTACTTTTATCGGGACTGGCAATCCGTTCTGGCTTGAGGCGGGCGAGGTCATGGCCGTCGATCCGAATCCGGCCGATGCTAAGTACGGGATCTTCGTTACGTCAGTGCGCTCGCATGGGGCGCGGAATCAGGCGTATCGGGTGACGTTCGAGGGGATTCCTTCGGATCGGGTGTGGCGCACTTCGATGGAGTCGATTCAGCGGCCTGCTATCGATGGCATTTTGCCGGCGCGGGTGACGTCGCCGGGTAGCTATAAGTATGCGTATCTGACCGAGCAGGGCTGGTATGTGATCGTGTTGCCGTTCGATCTGGACACGTGGAGTCCGGGTGGGACGAGTCGGCCAGTGCGGTTTGCCAAGCCCTATAGTGGGGATGACTATGGGCATCATTTTCCGCTGATTGACGGGGCGGAAGTGGCGATCGTGTTTACCGCCGGCGATCCGGATCGGCCTGTGATCATCGGCGCGATGCACGATAGTCTGCATCTGGATCTCGTCAATAACCTCAATAACACCCGGAATATCGTTCGTACCGCTGCTCAGAATGAGATGCGGATGGAAGATAAGGAAGGGGTTGAGCATATTCATCTCACTACGCCGTTTCAGACCAGTGAGCTCAATCTTGGGCATATGGTCGATGCCGATCGGAAGGAGCGGGGGCGGGGGGCGGAGCTGCGCACGGATGAGCACGTGGCGGTGCGTGGGGCGAAGGGGGTGTTGATTTCGGCCGAACAGCAAGCCGCCGCGGCTGGTCAGCAGCTCGCGATGCAGGATGCCGACGACACGTTCCGGCAATCCGAAGACATTCTGAGGTCGCTCAATGAAAGTGCTGATGCGGCAAAGGCATTGTTGGCGGAAGTCACAAGACAACGTGCTCTTGTCGAACAGAATCTGTCTCAACTGAAGAAGTCTGTGGTAGTCGCGACTGCGCCAGACGGGATGGGCCTTGCGAGCGGCAGCGACTTTCAACTCGCGGCGCGTAAGCAACTGTTTCTTACCGCTGGCGACGGGCTCGATATCGGCGTGATGAAGCGCATTGCGATCGCCGCGGGCGAAGCGATTTCCGTTTTTGCAGCCAGATTCGGCATCCGCATTTTCGCCGCGAAAGGCAAGGTTCAAATGCAGGCGCAAGGCGACGCAATGGAGCTGATGGCACTCAAAAGCATGACGATCAGTTCATCGACCGATGAGGTGAAGATCACGGCATCGAAGGGCATCACGTTGGGTGACGGCGCGGGAGCCTACGT
This region includes:
- the tssE gene encoding type VI secretion system baseplate subunit TssE; this encodes MPAGPSLYDMLLGQIGGESLDAYDDRTLECLSVQQNVQRILNTRAGALKHLPDYGLPDMTNIYKALPSSAHALRQQMEATLLKYEPRIRAIDIDILEDGDPGVLVSFEMTCHLKKAGLVRFGTYFEPPGRLYVRRRIQERV
- the tssH gene encoding type VI secretion system ATPase TssH; amino-acid sequence: MTLRDDRRNALWDTTHLLRRLNPHCAKALEAAASLCQTRLADEITVEHWLLKLIEAADGDIPAILRHYTIDIEAVWDALLAAIDHLPRNLRGKPALAPQLAALLKDAWVHASSQTDDAQIRSANLLQALADAPHLLRAQNAWPLLSVSSAQVQRVLPRIAHRSCESEPEEPAVDDSEPATPTSADGPITAVHAGNVRTPQRAENTSTTTGETRAKQTSFASADALARFAIDLTDKARRGGIDPVFGRDREIQQMVDVLARRRKNNPILVGEPGVGKTALVEGLALRVAEGSVPNVIRDVRILTLDLGLLQAGAGVKGEFEQRLKNVIDEVQASAEPILLFIDEAHTLIGAGNAAGGADAANLLKPALARGELRTIAATTWSEYKEFFERDAALERRFQMIKVDEPDDDAACLMLRGLKSRYATYHNVHIRDEALIAAVKLSRRYIPARQLPDKAVDLIDTAAARVRMGLEAPPAELQRARAVVAALELEHATLDDDSRAGIDALEARHNTLDAALATAHADLADLQARYDRERELVQTLHLQRDGDPATRDAVAFTQARHALARAQGKAPLIFADVDAQAIARVVAEWTGVPVGSLVEDELQSLLTLEAQLAARVVAQDDALAALSESLRTGKAGLSNEHAPLGVFLLAGPSGVGKTETALALADLLFGGEAALTTINMSEYQESHTVSQLKGSPPGYVGYGRGGVLTEAVRQRPYSVVLLDEVEKAHRDVLDMFYQVFDRGMMRDGEGREIDFRHCVILMTSNLGSAQIDEATTENPVVSQSELLDAIHPQLVAHFQPALLARFQTLVYRPLDAIALASIVRLKLAKITERLRRVHDVELSCDESLIDAIAQLCLARESGARNVDAFLNQRILPTISRELLARMASGTPSAKIQLTSSPEGNLTIDFVDREEAAVEHTTTTPVIA
- a CDS encoding Hcp family type VI secretion system effector; amino-acid sequence: MAIPAYMWLKDDGGADIKGSVTVQEREGSVELVAFDHGVHIPTDGNTGKLTGTRVHKPITLTKETDASTPYLYKAVTSGQTLKSVEIKWYKIDDAGKEKEYFNTKLDNVKIVAVRPKMFDIKNPDYEKHNHLEDVELRYETITWSYKDGNIIHKDTWNERS
- a CDS encoding OmpA family protein; protein product: MKSDLPVLSATPTRVPDRAYEGLGYPLRTLIVFAAALALAVSWFMLPTGHGTVWALTAIIGLVALVLVVWRSVWLSRAREQSQHALAALGAATVDIPPKLRIRMPLMLVTGDGLPAIFNRNDEERFAHVGEGAIWLRVDQPQELRHLAVAVRQWRDGRAPDGVVLSVAPALHVDTDMLTQKLRVTRQALADAARTLGTRLPGYVAVYQRLTRGTADVSVPTWYGASSASGSVDTARFDAVIHAAETEVQRASTGNCSTMSAANAGTSIAATTSAARAAALAALIGWTQRVVIGTLTDRLQPATPWALFGAGWIDRGPASGPPNPWERDVQRQTCVTLAAVAASPLPWPLPQPLIEAMPRRYWISPRSAALAHALALLACAAAVTFWSSAKNNEALFGRISADLGRYSMIPAAHDAAKRDALQALVSDRDRLDRYARIGVPLHLSFGMYRGARLLPALNDAIGSYVPPPPPPAIVTLDSMSLFDSGRAQLKPGSTRAMVGALEMIKTHPDKRILVAGHTDDVGNPQSNLKLSTARAEAVRDWLTDASGIAATQFAIQGYGDTRPIASNETPEGRAKNRRVEITLVPDAGK
- a CDS encoding DotU family type IV/VI secretion system protein — protein: MNALTRSHHESALLDGGPGVGRETRTGIRDLLRDTALLVTTFAPNGQADNPADFRDRCRQLIENFSSALERRGYARDVQQDALVAQCGLLDEIALRHLSAESRAGWEMKPLQVDRFNLHDAGERVFERLEARMREASPQVDLLECYAAILSLGFIGRYARDGEAKRSALIASLNTQLEKLRATPTQTFIADRPGRRLSDWLYRLSPWAIAGLTCVIAAIVWLVWSAALDAQVAQLVHARINQP